In Microbacterium maritypicum, the following are encoded in one genomic region:
- a CDS encoding succinate dehydrogenase hydrophobic membrane anchor subunit gives MTAQTIAAPARRRRGVNLEKWGWVFMRASGVVLVVLIFGHLFVNLMVGEGIHALDFAFIAGKFATPFWQWWDVLMLWLALIHGANGMRTIVNDYVTNTTARKALTWALGLAAGLLIILGTLVVFTFDPCLGATEDSVLWSECAALVGN, from the coding sequence ATGACCGCGCAGACCATCGCAGCCCCGGCTCGCCGCCGGCGCGGAGTCAACCTCGAGAAGTGGGGCTGGGTCTTCATGCGCGCCTCGGGCGTCGTGCTCGTGGTGCTGATCTTCGGCCACCTCTTCGTCAACCTCATGGTCGGCGAGGGCATCCACGCCCTCGACTTCGCATTCATCGCCGGCAAGTTCGCCACGCCGTTCTGGCAGTGGTGGGACGTGCTGATGCTGTGGCTCGCACTGATCCACGGCGCCAACGGCATGCGCACGATCGTGAACGACTACGTCACGAACACCACCGCCCGGAAGGCCCTCACCTGGGCCCTCGGGCTCGCCGCCGGCCTGCTCATCATCCTGGGCACGCTCGTCGTCTTCACGTTCGACCCGTGCCTGGGTGCGACCGAGGACAGCGTCCTGTGGAGCGAATGCGCCGCACTGGTCGGGAACTGA
- the sdhC gene encoding succinate dehydrogenase, cytochrome b556 subunit, translated as MSTSARLTPSISETTSKTPRGTLYRGREGMWSWVLHRITGVAIFFFLLVHVLDTALIRVSPEAYNAVIGTYKNPIMAFGEVVLVAGIVFHAMNGLRIIAVDFWSKGAKYQRQLFWGVLLVWGIIMAGFVPRHLMLAFAGFGGGH; from the coding sequence GTGTCCACGAGCGCTCGCTTGACACCGTCGATTTCGGAAACCACGTCCAAGACCCCCCGCGGCACCCTCTATCGGGGCCGCGAAGGCATGTGGTCGTGGGTGCTTCACCGCATCACCGGAGTCGCCATCTTCTTCTTCCTGTTGGTGCACGTGCTCGACACGGCACTGATCAGGGTCTCGCCGGAGGCGTACAACGCCGTGATCGGCACGTACAAGAACCCCATCATGGCGTTCGGCGAGGTCGTGCTCGTGGCCGGCATCGTGTTCCACGCGATGAACGGACTGCGAATCATCGCCGTCGACTTCTGGTCGAAGGGCGCCAAGTACCAGCGTCAGCTCTTCTGGGGCGTGCTGCTGGTCTGGGGCATCATCATGGCCGGCTTCGTGCCCCGCCACCTGATGCTCGCGTTCGCCGGATTCGGAGGGGGACACTGA
- a CDS encoding mannose-1-phosphate guanylyltransferase, whose product MSAPIKDFYAVIPAGGIGSRLWPLSRADAPKFLHDLTGSGHSLLRDTWDRLEPLSGSDRIAVVTGRAHRAAVEAELPGIADLNVFLESEPRESAAAIGLAAAILHRREPDVIIGSFSADHVIRSTRVFEFAVRDAVEVAREGYICTIGISPTEPAIGFGYIKKGPELVVDGAREAALVESFVEKPDLETAKEYLADRDYLWNAGMFIAKASVLLDELAANEPELHAGLLELAEAWDDRELRGPAVDRIWPRLKKIAIDYAVAEPAARRGRLAVVPGHFDWDDVGDFASLTKLINNGRKNDLAVLGPNARVLTDGASGILVSQTSRVISLVGVQDIVVVDTPDALLVTTVEHAQRVKGVVESLKLTGRGDVL is encoded by the coding sequence GTGAGCGCACCCATCAAGGATTTCTACGCAGTGATTCCCGCCGGCGGCATCGGCAGCCGGCTCTGGCCGCTCTCCCGGGCGGACGCGCCCAAGTTCCTGCACGACCTCACGGGTTCCGGGCATTCGCTGCTCCGCGACACCTGGGACCGCCTGGAACCGCTCAGCGGATCCGACCGGATCGCCGTGGTCACCGGACGCGCGCACCGCGCCGCGGTCGAGGCCGAGCTGCCGGGCATCGCCGACCTCAACGTCTTCCTCGAGTCGGAGCCGCGGGAGTCGGCCGCCGCGATCGGCCTCGCCGCAGCCATCCTGCACCGACGCGAGCCCGACGTGATCATCGGCTCGTTCAGCGCGGACCATGTGATCCGCAGCACGCGCGTGTTCGAGTTCGCGGTGCGCGACGCCGTCGAGGTCGCCCGCGAGGGATACATCTGCACGATCGGCATCTCACCCACCGAGCCGGCGATCGGCTTCGGCTACATCAAGAAGGGCCCGGAGCTCGTGGTCGACGGCGCGCGCGAGGCCGCGCTCGTGGAGAGCTTCGTCGAGAAGCCCGACCTGGAGACGGCGAAGGAGTACCTCGCCGATCGCGACTACCTGTGGAACGCCGGCATGTTCATCGCGAAGGCGAGCGTGCTGTTGGACGAGCTCGCCGCGAACGAGCCCGAGCTGCACGCCGGGCTCCTCGAACTCGCCGAGGCCTGGGACGACCGCGAGCTGCGCGGACCTGCGGTCGACCGCATCTGGCCGCGCCTGAAGAAGATCGCCATCGACTACGCGGTCGCGGAGCCCGCCGCCCGCCGCGGACGGCTCGCGGTGGTCCCCGGCCATTTCGACTGGGATGACGTGGGTGACTTCGCCTCGCTGACCAAGCTCATCAACAACGGACGCAAGAACGACCTCGCCGTCCTCGGGCCGAATGCCCGGGTGCTGACCGACGGCGCGAGCGGGATCCTCGTCAGTCAGACGTCTCGGGTGATCAGCCTGGTGGGCGTCCAGGACATCGTCGTCGTGGACACCCCCGACGCGCTCCTGGTCACCACGGTCGAGCACGCGCAGCGCGTGAAGGGCGTGGTCGAGTCCCTCAAGCTCACCGGCCGCGGAGACGTGCTCTGA